The nucleotide sequence CTACTCGGAATACTTCTTCAAAGGCGGTTCCTGGACCTGGACCAACAGCCTGCAGTATTCGCTGGACATCAACGAGCGGAACACGCTCAAGCTCTTTGCGGCGACCGAATCCATTTTCGACCAATTCAGAGGAATCAACGGTACCCGAACCGACTATGACTTCAACGATCCGGCTTTCCGCTCGCTCAACACCGGTAAGAACCTCCCTCAAAATGGCGGTTCGCCCTCAACGCCCCGTACCCTGTACTCTATTTTCGGAAAAGCCGAATACCAGTTCAACGACAGGTACCTGTTCAGCGCCACGCTCCGGCGCGACGCCTCCTCGGTATTCGGCCCCGACAATCGGGTCGGTATCTTCCCGGCCGTAGGGGTAGGTTGGCGCTTGTCGGAGGAAAGTTTCCTGAAGGGCGTATCGGCGATCAACGACCTCAAGCTTCGTGCGGGCTGGGGCCAGCTGGGTAGCCAGCGCAACGTGGGCTCGGCCAACGCCTACTCATTCTATGGTGCATCGCTGACCGGAACGGCTTACGACCTCAACGGTACCAACGGCCTGCCAGTCATTGGCTATCGCCCGTCCATTATCGGAAACCCGAACACCAAATGGGAGGCTGCCGAAATGGTCAATGTGGGCCTGGATGGTAGTTTGTGGGGCGGAAAACTCGACTTCACGGTAGAGTACTTCAACAACAAAACCAAGGATTTGCTCGTAACGCGTCAGCCCAACGGCCTGGAACCTTCGGTGGGCCAGCCCCAGATCAACGTAGGTACCATGATCAACAAAGGGGTCGATGCGCAGTTTACCACCCGGGGAAAAATCACCAAAGACCTTACTTTCGATGTGGGCCTGACCTTTACCCATTATGTGAACGAGGCGGTGAAAATTGACGCCGAAGGTTCATCCGCTCTGTTGTTTGGCGCAGGGCGCCTGGGTAATATCCAGCGGGTCGAGGGCGGCAAGCCGCTGGCTTCCTTCTGGGGATGGGTCGTGGACGGCATTTTCCAATCCCAAGCCGAAGTTGATGCGCATGCCGACCAAAGCTACAAGCGGGTGGGTTCCTGGAAGTTACGGGACATCAATGGCGACGGTATCATCAATGGAGATGACCAGACCTACATCGGCAACCCGATTCCTAAGTTCCAGATAGGTACCGATATTTCATTGAAATATAAAGCGTTCGATTTCCAGACGTTCCTGTTCTGGAATTATGGCAACGACCTTTACAATTACACCAAGTGGGCCACGCACCTGCGGGGTTTCGTGGGTGGCTATAATACTGAGGTACTGACCGACTCCTGGACGCCCCAAAACACCAGTGCCTCGCTGCCCATCCTGAATGCCAACGACACCTATTCGGGTTCCATTTCGACTTCTTACTATGTAGAGAGTGGCTCGTTCCTGCGGGCGCGCCAGATGCAGCTTGGCTACACGCTACCGGCCAATTTGCTGAGTAAGATCGGCCTGAGCCGGGCGCGCGTGTATGTACAGGGGCAAAACATCTTTACCGTCACAAATTATTCGGGACCAGATCCGGATATTGGCATCCTGGGCAACGAATTGCAGATGGGTGTCGATCAGTTCCGTACGCCCTCGCCGCGCACCATCATTTTCGGGGTAAACCTGGCTCTCTAAAACCTATTGAGGATTTTAATTCAGACTTATTCATTATGAAAAGATATATCAAGACAATCCTTTTATCGGCCGTCCTACTCGTGGGAATCACCGTTTCCTGCAAGGATAGCTTTCTGGACCGCCCACCCCTGGGGGCCATCGCCGAAACATCTCTTACTAATCCCAATGGGGTGAATGGCGCACTCATCGTGGCTTACCGGGGGCTCACCGGCGTGCAAATTGGAGCATGGTACACCAGCGCTAACAACTGGCTTTGGGGTGGGATACGCTCGGACGATTCGTACAAAGGTTCCGAATCGCTGGATCAGGCTACGGAAATCAACCCTGTGGAGCGCTTCGAGGTACTGCCCAACGGGCCATCCGTAGGTAACAAATGGAGGGCGCTCTACGATGGAATCGGTATGGCCAACATCGTGTTGAGGCTGGTAGAGAAGACCCCCGAAATTTCAGCGGAGAACAAGACCAGGATCATCGCCGAAGCCCGCTTTCTACGCGGCTTCCAGCACTTCGAGGCCAAGCGCAACTTTGGCAACGTACCCTATGTGGACGAAACGATCGAAGGTACCGACGCCTATAAGGCGCTGAAAAACGATCAGAGTATTTGGCCGCAGATCGAAGCCGATCTGAAATTCGCCTATGACAACCTTCCCGGCACCCAGACCGCCGTAGGGCGGGTGAATAAATGGGCGGCGGGTGCTTACTACGGCAAAGCGTTGCTGTACCAGAGCAAGTTCAGTGAAGCCAAGGCCGTATTCGATCAGGTGATTGCCAATGGTACTACGAGTAAAGGCGAAAAATATGGTCTGGTGTCTGAATTCAAGAATGTGTTCCGGGGTGAAGAGGAAAACGGAAAAGAAATCATTTTCAGCATCCAGTACACCGTGGGCGACGGGACAGGCGGAGCCAACAGCAACAAGGAAGGCGAGCTGACCAATCCTCACAACGACGGTCCCGGCGGCTGCTGCGGATTTTACCAGCCTTCCCAAACGCTGGTCAATGCCTATCAGGTAGATGCCAAGGGCTTACCCTTTCTCGACACCTACAAAACCATGAATGTGAGGAGCCAGGAATCCGATCCGAACAACTACCCGGATCGGGGTATGCTCGATCCGCGCCTCGACTATACCGTAGGCCGTGTAGGAGTTCCTTACAAAGACTTTGGCCCAGCCAAAGCCACCTGGATTCGCCAGCTGGCCAACGGCGGCCCTTGGCTACCCAACAAAATGATTCAGTGGAAAGATGAGATCGGTACCTATTATATTCCCGGCGGCTGGGGACAAACCCAGTTGGGAAAGAACCAGATTCTGATGCGCTATGCTGATCTGCTCCTTATGGACGCCGAATGCGAGGTTGAGGTGGGTAGCCTGGACAAAGCACTCCAGTACGTCAACATGATCCGCACACGCGCAGCGGGTTCGAGTGTCGTCAAAATGGAGGATGGAAAGCCCGTGGCTGATTATAAAGTTGCGCCCTATTCCGGCCCCTGGACGGATAAGGAAGCGGCTCGCAAGGCCGTGCGCTTCGAACGTTTCATCGAACTGGCTCAGGAAGGGCACCGCTTCTACGATTTGGTGCGCTGGGGCGTGGCCGATGTGGTAATTACGGATTTCCTTAACCGTGAGTCGAAAGTCAGAACCAGTCTGGCGGGCGCCAAATTCACCAAGGGCAAGGACGAATACCTGCCCATCCCTGAGTTTGTGGTCAACCAGAGCAAGGTGGATGGGGTAGCCAACATCAAGCAGAATCCGGGTTACTGATTGTCGACAGGAGAATTAAAAAAGGAGACGGTGTGAATTATGCACCGTCTCCTTTTTTGTTGCCCAGATCTTTCCGGGGCTAGTCCACTTTCTGGCACACTTCTTTACCGATCTAGCCTTACTTCAAGAGGAATTTTCACCGTCGATTCTCAACCTGCTGCCTATGGAGCGTTACTGGCGATACCTGATTCCTGCCATACTCACCCTGCTTTTCATGGGTATATGTAGCAATACGCAGTATTACTACGTATATCTGCTCCTACTCGCAGCCAATATTCTGAACATCTACTGGGGTGAATTCAAAAATGGGGAATTACGCGACGAACTGCGTTTTTTTTACCGGTCCCGGGCTGCTTACACCATAAAATGCATAAATGCGGTGATCCTGATCGGACTAATCGTGTGGGGAATCGTTTTTGTGGATCGGCAAAACTTCTCCTGGGTACACCTTATTGGTTTCAGCGTAACCACCGGACTGCTTACCGGCTGCTTCATCGTCACACTGGCGCACGATCTGCTGCACAGCCACTCCAAAATCCAGAAAGCCTTGTCGGTGCTTCTACTCACCGCGGCCGGCATCCCCCATTTTGCGACGGAGCACGTTTGCGGCCATCACCGGGACATCGGCCTACAGGAAGATCCCACAACCGCCAAACTGAACGAAAATTTCTATTCCTATTTCTTCAAAATCACCTGTCTGAACCTGCGGGAAAGCTACCTTACCCAGTATGGTTTACCGACCTACCTCCGCCGTAAAATTCTGCGCACCAATCTGGCCATGCTGGCGCTGCTGATTACGGTATGGGGCTGCATTTTTGTTTTTAGCCGCCATCCCGCCGCGTGTCTGACCTTTTTTGTTCTGCAGGGATTCATTTCGTATGTACTGTAT is from Salmonirosea aquatica and encodes:
- a CDS encoding fatty acid desaturase — translated: MERYWRYLIPAILTLLFMGICSNTQYYYVYLLLLAANILNIYWGEFKNGELRDELRFFYRSRAAYTIKCINAVILIGLIVWGIVFVDRQNFSWVHLIGFSVTTGLLTGCFIVTLAHDLLHSHSKIQKALSVLLLTAAGIPHFATEHVCGHHRDIGLQEDPTTAKLNENFYSYFFKITCLNLRESYLTQYGLPTYLRRKILRTNLAMLALLITVWGCIFVFSRHPAACLTFFVLQGFISYVLYELINYIQHYGLFRQDRRDDITLQLSWNCYYKYTNYILFLLPLHSLHHLPVRSRKITDLKSGPRMPYLYFLMITMALLPPLWFSKMNGLAMRYNPRPS
- a CDS encoding SusC/RagA family TonB-linked outer membrane protein; translation: MKKIYLGKFRNAGLLLFLTLLNLAALAQNRRVTGQVTDGSNTGIPGVTVLVKGSQVGANTDGSGNFAINVPADNDVLVFSFVGFKSQEVTIGNRSVIDVRMEEDVNALEEVVVTGYTSEKKKDIIGSVSVVDTKSTLQQPSSNLGNMLQGRASGVTVSGTGAPGAAAKVRIRGFTSFGNNDPLYIIDGVPTDNANALNPQDVASIQVLKDPVSASIYGSRAANGVIVVTTKQGGAKTEISYDGYYGIQTIPNRAYPSMMNTQQYYEYLQRAAEGADIPFKSNVFQNGIPKYLVTNSNFVANPTDATNPNFDRYNYDPYSYDNTYQIAETSPGTDWFHEITRPAPVQSHQLTATGGGDKGTYALGINYFGSDGVFKETGFNRVTIRANTRFKPRKWLTLGENVQMAFSRSYGSSGNPFDLGGGLDFSGESSPWYNAYRVPPFIPVRDIQGNFAGTSLGEAGSNITAPVSLARGRDNKYSGLNLLGNLFAQIEIAKGLMLSSSFGIDQRYGNGYNFTFITPEKAEPTRNNNYSEYFFKGGSWTWTNSLQYSLDINERNTLKLFAATESIFDQFRGINGTRTDYDFNDPAFRSLNTGKNLPQNGGSPSTPRTLYSIFGKAEYQFNDRYLFSATLRRDASSVFGPDNRVGIFPAVGVGWRLSEESFLKGVSAINDLKLRAGWGQLGSQRNVGSANAYSFYGASLTGTAYDLNGTNGLPVIGYRPSIIGNPNTKWEAAEMVNVGLDGSLWGGKLDFTVEYFNNKTKDLLVTRQPNGLEPSVGQPQINVGTMINKGVDAQFTTRGKITKDLTFDVGLTFTHYVNEAVKIDAEGSSALLFGAGRLGNIQRVEGGKPLASFWGWVVDGIFQSQAEVDAHADQSYKRVGSWKLRDINGDGIINGDDQTYIGNPIPKFQIGTDISLKYKAFDFQTFLFWNYGNDLYNYTKWATHLRGFVGGYNTEVLTDSWTPQNTSASLPILNANDTYSGSISTSYYVESGSFLRARQMQLGYTLPANLLSKIGLSRARVYVQGQNIFTVTNYSGPDPDIGILGNELQMGVDQFRTPSPRTIIFGVNLAL
- a CDS encoding RagB/SusD family nutrient uptake outer membrane protein, which codes for MKRYIKTILLSAVLLVGITVSCKDSFLDRPPLGAIAETSLTNPNGVNGALIVAYRGLTGVQIGAWYTSANNWLWGGIRSDDSYKGSESLDQATEINPVERFEVLPNGPSVGNKWRALYDGIGMANIVLRLVEKTPEISAENKTRIIAEARFLRGFQHFEAKRNFGNVPYVDETIEGTDAYKALKNDQSIWPQIEADLKFAYDNLPGTQTAVGRVNKWAAGAYYGKALLYQSKFSEAKAVFDQVIANGTTSKGEKYGLVSEFKNVFRGEEENGKEIIFSIQYTVGDGTGGANSNKEGELTNPHNDGPGGCCGFYQPSQTLVNAYQVDAKGLPFLDTYKTMNVRSQESDPNNYPDRGMLDPRLDYTVGRVGVPYKDFGPAKATWIRQLANGGPWLPNKMIQWKDEIGTYYIPGGWGQTQLGKNQILMRYADLLLMDAECEVEVGSLDKALQYVNMIRTRAAGSSVVKMEDGKPVADYKVAPYSGPWTDKEAARKAVRFERFIELAQEGHRFYDLVRWGVADVVITDFLNRESKVRTSLAGAKFTKGKDEYLPIPEFVVNQSKVDGVANIKQNPGY